The DNA region GACGCGGGCGGGCAGGCCGCCATGCTCGCGCCCACCGAAGTGCTCGCCCAGCAGCACCACCGCTCGATCACGGAAATGATGGGGGAGCTGGCCGAGGGCGGCATGCTGGGCGGCTCCGAGCAGGGGACCAAGGTGGTGCTGCTCACCGGTTCGATGGGCGTCGCGGCCCGCCGCCAGGCGCTTCTCGACCTCGTCACCGGCGAGGCCGGGATCGTGATCGGCACCCATGCCCTGATCGAGGACAAGGTGCAGTTCCACGACCTGGGCCTGGTCGTCGTCGACGAACAGCACCGCTTCGGGGTGGAGCAGCGCGACGCCCTGCGCTCCAAGGGGAACTCCCAGGGGGAAAAGAGGCCGCCGCATCTGCTGGTCATGACGGCCACTCCCATTCCCCGTACGGTCGCCATGACCGTCTTCGGCGACCTGGAGACCTCCGTACTGGACCAGCTCCCGGCCGGCCGCTCCCCGATCGCCAGCCACGTCGTCCCCGCCAAGGACAAGCCGCACTTCCTCAGCCGCGCCTGGGAACGGGTGCGGGAGGAAGTGGAGAACGGACACCAGGCGTACGTGGTCTGCCCCCGCATCGGCGACGACGCCGACGACGAGGCGGCGGGGAAGAAAGCGAAGAAGAAGGAGCCCGAGGACGACGGCGAGAAGCGCCCGCCGCTCGCCGTGCTGGAGATCGCCGAACAGCTCGCCAAGGGCCCCCTGGCCGGTCTGCGCGTCGAGGTGCTGCACGGCAGGATGAATCCGGACGACAAGGACGACGTGATGCGCCGCTTCGCCGCGGGCGACGTCGACGTACTGGTCGCCACCACCGTCATCGAGGTCGGCGTCAACGTCCCCAACGCCACCGCCATGGTGATCATGGACGCCGACCGCTTCGGGGTCTCCCAGCTGCACCAGCTGCGCGGCCGGGTCGGCCGGGGCTCCGCCCCCGGACTCTGCCTGCTGGTCAGCGAGGCCCACGAGGCCAGTCCCGCCCGCGCCCGCCTCTCCGCCGTCGCCGCCACCCTCGACGGCTTCGAACTCTCCCGGATCGACCTCGAACAGCGCCGCGAGGGCGATGTCCTCGGCCAGGCCCAGTCCGGGGTCCGCTCCTCGCTGCGGATGCTCACCGTCATCGACGACGAGGAGGTCATCGCCGCCGCGCGGGAGGAGGCCGTCGCGATCGTCGCCGCCGACCCGGAGCTCGAACACCTGCCGGAGCTGCGGATCGCGCTGGACGCGCTGCTCGACAAGGAGCGGGAGCAGTACCTCGACAAGGGCTGACCCCCGGGACTTGCGGGGATGCCGACAGGACCTGCGGGGGCGCCGGGTGCGCGGGCCCGATCAGCCACGACGCCATATCGTGGGTGGCACGGCGCCGCGGCACCCCGCGGGCCGCCCACGAACGGAGGACCAGACACCCATGACCCGCGTGATCGCCGGCTCGGCCGGCGGACGCCGCCTGGCCGTTCCGCCCGGCACCGGCACCCGCCCCACCTCCGACCGTGCACGCGAGGGCCTCTTCTCCACCTGGGAAGCCCTCCTCGGCAGCCTGGAGGGCACCCGTATCGCCGATCTGTACGCGGGGTCCGGGGCCGTCGGCCTGGAGGCGCTCTCCCGGGGCGCGGTGCACGCCCTGCTCGTCGAGGCCGACGCCAAGGCCGTCCGCATCGTCCGGGACAACGTCCGCACCCTCGGCCTGCCCGGCGCCGAGGTCCGCACCGGCAGAGCCGAACAGGTCGTGACGGGACCGGCACCGGCCCAGCCGTACGACGTGGTGTTCCTGGACCCGCCGTACGCCGTCACCGACGACGATCTTGGCGAGATACTGCTCACACTCCGTGCCCAGGGCTGGCTCACGGCCGACGCCCTCGTCACCGTGGAACGCAGCACCAGAGGCGGAGAATTCGGCTGGCCCGAGGGATTCGAACCATTGCGGGCCCGCCGTTACGGCGAAGGAACGCTTTGGTACGGTCGCGCCGCCTCTACGTGCGAAGACGCACGATGACCGCACCGGAGAGCGAGGGAACCAAGTTGCGCCGCGCCGTCTGTCCGGGGTCGTTCGACCCCATCACCAATGGACACCTCGACATCATTGGCCGCGCCTCGAAGCTGTACGACGTCGTACACGTCGCGGTGATGATCAACCAGTCCAAGAAGGGCCTGTTCACGGTCGACGAGCGGATCGACCTGATCCGCCAGGTCACCGCGGACTTCGGCAACGTCCAGGTCGAGTCCTTCCACGGCCTCCTGGTCGACTTCTGCAAGCAGCGCGACATCCCGGCGATCGTGAAGGGCCTGCGGGCCGTCAGCGACTTCGACTACGAGCTCCAGATGGCCCAGATGAACAACGGCCTCTCCGGCGTCGAGACGCTCTTCGTGCCGACCAATCCCACCTACAGCTTCCTGTCGTCCTCCCTGGTCAAGGAGGTCGCCACCTGGGGCGGCGACGTCTCCCACCTGCTCCCCCCGCCGGTCCACCAGGCCCTCACCGAGCGTCTCGCCCGGGACTGAAGAGCTGACGGCCCGTCACCAGGTGTCGGACGGGCGCCGACTGGCCGTACAGTCGTCCCGTCCGTCTCCAATCGGCTGTAGAGAGTGGCGAGCACACGGTGGACGTGCAGAAGAAGCTCGACGAGATCGTCGAAACGGTCGGGAACGCCCGGTCGATGCCCATGTCGGCTTCGTGCGTGGTCAACCGCGCCGAACTGCTCGCGATGCTCGAAGAGGTGCGCGAGGCCCTGCCCGGCTCGCTCGCCCACGCCCAGGAGCTCATCGGCGGCCAGGAACAGCTGGCCGAGCAGGCCCGCCAGGAGGCCGAGCGGATCATCGGGGCCGCCCGCGCCGAGCGCACCTCGCTGATCTCCGACACCGAGGTCGCCAGGCAGTCCCGCAGCGAGGCCGACCGCATCCTCGAAGAGGCCCGCCGGGAGGCCGCCGAGGTCCGCGCCGAAGCCGACGAGTACGTCGACAGCAAGCTCGCCAACTTCGAGGTCGTCCTCACCAAGACGATCGGCTCCGTCGACCGGGGCCGCGAGAAGCTCCTCGGCCGTGGCCAGCCCTTCGACGAGCAGGGCTACGAGGACCCGGACTTCGCCGAGGCCCCCGAGCGCAGCACCGACCCCGCCACGCTCCAGCGCCGGGCGGACGAATACGTCGACACCAAGCTGGGCGCCTTCGAGGCCGTGCTCGCCAAGACCCTGGAGGCGGTCGGCCGCGGCCGGCAGAAGCTGCACGGCCGGGTCGCCACCGACGAACTGGGTGCCCACGTGGCCGCCCAGGACGCGGCGGGCAACCAGGCACACATCAGCGACGAGGACCACTGGGCCGGCCTCGCCGAGATCGCCACCCCGGAGCCGCAGCCGGTGCACCAGCAGGCCCAGCCGCACTTCCCCGCCCAGGCCCAGCCGGGCTACGCGGAGACCTACGCGTACCAGGACCAGCCGCAGCAGGACGTCTACGGGTACCAGCAGCAGCCGGACCCGTACGCCGCGGCCTATCAGCAGCAGGGCTACGACCAGAGCCAGGGCCAGGCCCAGGTCCCGGTCCAGGGGTACGACGGCTGGCAGCAGCAGCCCGTGCAGCCGCAGCAGGCTCTCCAGCAGCAGGGCGAGAGCGCCCTCGACGAGACCAGCCTGTTCGACACCAGCATGATCGACCTGGACCAGCTCCGCCGGTACGAGCAGGAGCGCTGACCGGACGGGACCGGAGCCCGGGGGCAGGCGGCCCCGACGGCCCGGATTGGGAGCTGGGCGGCACGTCCAGTATCCTGGCTCTTCGGTCGCGCGTATGTCCGCGATCCCGGCTGCCTGCTTCGACTCCGAATCCGGGCGGCCCTCCCCACGATGTGCGTTGCACATGATTTCGAAAGCAGGAAAAGCCCTGAACGGCCACCTCGACCACCGAAACCCCCTCGTGTTCGACACGCACGAGCTGGGCCGGCGTCCCGGTGCCCTCCAGCGGCTCTCCCGCCCGGTGGACGCACCTGGTCCGCCGTCGGTCCTCGGCATCGAAGGGGTCATCGGTGTGCCGGAAGGCGCACCCGTGGAGCTGGACCTCCGCCTCGAGTCGGTCATGGAGGGGGTGCTTGTCACAGGCACCGCCCGTGCGTCGGCCGAGGGGGAGTGCGTAAGGTGTCTGGAGCCGCTGCGCCTAGAGGTTGCGGCGGACTTCCAGGAGATGTTCTCGTACCCTGACGCCGATGACCGGGGCCGCAGCAGCAAGGCGGAGCCGGCCGACGACGCCGAGGACGACGAGGACAGGCTCTTCATCGAGGACGGCCTGTTCGACCTCGAACCAGTGCTGCGCGATGCGGTGGTGCTCGCACTGCCGATGCAGCCGGTGTGCCGGGAGTCCTGTGCCGGCCTGTGTTCCGAATGCGGAATCAGGCTGGACGAGAACCCCGGCCACCACCATGATGCCGTCGACATCCGTTGGGCGGCATTGCAAGGACTCGCCGACACCGTTCAGGACGGCGAGAAGGACAACATGGGCGGCGCCGAAGCGGGCGTCGACGAGAAGCAGGAGAAGTAGCCGTGGCTGTTCCGAAGCGGAAGATGTCGCGCAGCAACACGCGCCACCGCCGGTCGCAGTGGAAGGCTGCGGTCCCCACCCTGGTTTCGTGTGAGCGTTGCCAGGAGCCGAAGCTGCAGCACATCGCGTGCCCCAGCTGCGGCACGTACAACAAGCGCCAGGTCCTCGAGGTCTGAGCGGCTGGTGAGAGGCCCGATGTCTGAGTTGTCCAACGCCAAGAAGAAGGCAGACAACGTCAACACAGCCTCGTCCCACACGCTTCTGGAAGGGCGGCTCGGGTACCAACTCGAGACCGCCCTTCTGGTGCGTGCGCTGACCCACCGTTCGTACGCATACGAGAACGGCGGTCTGCCCACCAACGAGCGGCTCGAATTCCTCGGGGATTCGGTGCTCGGCCTGGTGGTCACGGACACGCTGTACCGCACCCACCCCGACCTGCCCGAAGGCCAGCTGGCCAAGTTGCGGGCCGCGGTGGTCAACTCGCGTGCGCTTGCGGAAGTGGGCCGCGGCCTCGAACTCGGCTCCTTCATCCGGCTCGGCCGGGGTGAAGAGGGCACGGGAGGCCGGGACAAGGCATCCATCCTCGCCGACACCCTCGAAGCGGTGATCGGTGCGGTCTATCTCGACCAGGGCCTCAGCGCGGCCTCGGAGCTGGTCCACCGGCTCTTCGACCCGCTGATCGACAGGTCCTCGAACCTCGGTGCCGGCCTGGACTGGAAGACCAGTCTCCAGGAGCTCACCGCCGGCGAGAGCCTCGGAGTCCCCGAGTACCTCGTCACGGAGACCGGCCCGGATCACGAGAAGACCTTTACTGCTGCTGCTCGCGTCGGTGGTGTCTCGTACGGCACCGGCACCGGCCGTAGCAAGAAGGAAGCGGAGCAGCAGGCGGCGGAGTCCGCCTGGCGCGAGATCAGCGCCGCCGCGGAGGAACGGGCGGCTGCGGCGAAGGCCGCAGCCGACGGAGGGGCCGCCGACACCCCTGCAGGCCCGTCGCCGTCCACGGACGCGGCTCCGGCCTGACCCCCAGAACCCCCCGGTGCCCCCGCGCACCGGGGGGTTCGTCCTGTCCGGAAACGTACTCTTTTCTCAGGTCATCCCTTCAGGAGCGACACCGTGCCCGAGCTGCCCGAGGTCGAAGTCGTACGACGTGGTCTCGAACGCTGGGTCACCGGCCGCACGGTCGGCGACGTCGAGGTGCTGCACCCGCGCGCGGTCCGCCGCCATCTCGCCGGTGGTGTGGACTTCGCGGCCCGGCTCGGCGGCGCCCGTTTCGGAACGGCGATGCGTCGCGGCAAGTACCTCTGGGTGCCGCTGGACGACGCGTCCAGCTCGCTCCTCGGCCACCTCGGCATGAGCGGCCAGCTGCTCGTACAGCCGCAGGACGCACCGGACGAGAAGCATCTGCGCATCCGGATCCGCTTCGACGACGCCGTGGGCACCGAGCTCCGCTTCGTCGACCAGCGGACCTTCGGCGGGCTCTCGCTCCACGAGAACACTCCCGACGGGCTGCCCGACACCATCGCGCACATAGCCCGCGACCCACTGGACCCGGCGTTCGACGACGCCGCTTTCCACGCGGCCCTGCGGCTGCGCCGTACGACCGTCAAGCGGGCCCTGCTCGACCAGTCGCTGATCAGCGGCGTCGGCAACATCTACGCGGACGAGGCGCTCTGGCGCAGCAGACTGCACTACGACCGGCCGACCGCGACCCTCACCCGCCCCAAGTCGGCCGAACTGCTCGGCCATGTCCGCGACGTGATGAACGCGGCGCTCGACCAGGGCGGCACCAGCTTCGACAGCCTCTACGTCAATGTGAACGGCGAGTCCGGCTACTTCGACCGCTCGCTCGACGCCTACGGACGCGAGGACGAGCCCTGTCACCGCTGCGGTACGCCGATGCGCCGCCGCCCCTGGATGAACCGCTCCAGCTACTTCTGCCCGCGCTGCCAGCGGCCGCCGCGCGCGACCGTCTAAGACCGACCGGCAATTGGGGGGTGGGAGAAGGAGCGGGGCTGGGCGCGTGCAGCTGCAAGGCGGAGGATTGAGGCATGGCGGAGCCATGGTGATTGACGACAACGCGGCAGATGCGCGCACCCAGCCCCGCGACGCCGCCCCCCAATTGCCGGTCGGTCTAAGGCGTGGGGTGCGTCTCGTCGTAGCGGTCACGGGCCCGGAGCACCTCGGGCATCCGGCCCTCGACGAGCTGGATCAGCGCGAGCAGCCGCTCGGCCACGTGCCGGCCCAGGGGCGTCAGCTCGTAGTCGACGCGCGGCGGATTGGTCGGCTGGGCCTCGCGGTGGACCAGACCGTCCCGTTCCAGGGCGTGGAGTGTCTGGGAGAGCATCTTCTCGCTCACCCCGTCGACCCGGCGGCGGAGTTCGTTGAAGCGGAAGCCGCCTTCGTGCAGCGCTCCCAGCGTGAGACTGCCCCAGCGCCCGGTGACATGCTCCAGCGTGCCGCGTGAGGGGCACTGTCTGGAGAACACATCAAAGGCGAGCGCGTC from Streptomyces sp. NBC_01591 includes:
- the recG gene encoding ATP-dependent DNA helicase RecG, which translates into the protein MDRVSAFDEPLKKLLGGATAKVMAEHLDLHTVGDLLHHYPRRYEERGRLTALADLPLDEHVTVVAQVADARVLMFNNGRGKRLEVTLTDGNGHLQLVFFGHGVHKPHKELLPGRRAMFAGKVSVFNRKMQLAHPTYQLLDAADTDEATEAVDAFAGRLLPIYPACKQLDSWRIAKAVDTVLPSAQEAVDPLPPSLREGRGFTALPEALLKVHRPQTKADIAEARDRLKWDEAFVLQVALARRRYADTQLPAVARRPTAGGLLDAFDAKLPFTLTDGQQKVSKEIFDDLATEHPMHRLLQGEVGSGKTMVALRAMLGVVDAGGQAAMLAPTEVLAQQHHRSITEMMGELAEGGMLGGSEQGTKVVLLTGSMGVAARRQALLDLVTGEAGIVIGTHALIEDKVQFHDLGLVVVDEQHRFGVEQRDALRSKGNSQGEKRPPHLLVMTATPIPRTVAMTVFGDLETSVLDQLPAGRSPIASHVVPAKDKPHFLSRAWERVREEVENGHQAYVVCPRIGDDADDEAAGKKAKKKEPEDDGEKRPPLAVLEIAEQLAKGPLAGLRVEVLHGRMNPDDKDDVMRRFAAGDVDVLVATTVIEVGVNVPNATAMVIMDADRFGVSQLHQLRGRVGRGSAPGLCLLVSEAHEASPARARLSAVAATLDGFELSRIDLEQRREGDVLGQAQSGVRSSLRMLTVIDDEEVIAAAREEAVAIVAADPELEHLPELRIALDALLDKEREQYLDKG
- the rsmD gene encoding 16S rRNA (guanine(966)-N(2))-methyltransferase RsmD, coding for MTRVIAGSAGGRRLAVPPGTGTRPTSDRAREGLFSTWEALLGSLEGTRIADLYAGSGAVGLEALSRGAVHALLVEADAKAVRIVRDNVRTLGLPGAEVRTGRAEQVVTGPAPAQPYDVVFLDPPYAVTDDDLGEILLTLRAQGWLTADALVTVERSTRGGEFGWPEGFEPLRARRYGEGTLWYGRAASTCEDAR
- the coaD gene encoding pantetheine-phosphate adenylyltransferase, which codes for MRRAVCPGSFDPITNGHLDIIGRASKLYDVVHVAVMINQSKKGLFTVDERIDLIRQVTADFGNVQVESFHGLLVDFCKQRDIPAIVKGLRAVSDFDYELQMAQMNNGLSGVETLFVPTNPTYSFLSSSLVKEVATWGGDVSHLLPPPVHQALTERLARD
- a CDS encoding cell division initiation protein, producing MDVQKKLDEIVETVGNARSMPMSASCVVNRAELLAMLEEVREALPGSLAHAQELIGGQEQLAEQARQEAERIIGAARAERTSLISDTEVARQSRSEADRILEEARREAAEVRAEADEYVDSKLANFEVVLTKTIGSVDRGREKLLGRGQPFDEQGYEDPDFAEAPERSTDPATLQRRADEYVDTKLGAFEAVLAKTLEAVGRGRQKLHGRVATDELGAHVAAQDAAGNQAHISDEDHWAGLAEIATPEPQPVHQQAQPHFPAQAQPGYAETYAYQDQPQQDVYGYQQQPDPYAAAYQQQGYDQSQGQAQVPVQGYDGWQQQPVQPQQALQQQGESALDETSLFDTSMIDLDQLRRYEQER
- a CDS encoding YceD family protein, translated to MISKAGKALNGHLDHRNPLVFDTHELGRRPGALQRLSRPVDAPGPPSVLGIEGVIGVPEGAPVELDLRLESVMEGVLVTGTARASAEGECVRCLEPLRLEVAADFQEMFSYPDADDRGRSSKAEPADDAEDDEDRLFIEDGLFDLEPVLRDAVVLALPMQPVCRESCAGLCSECGIRLDENPGHHHDAVDIRWAALQGLADTVQDGEKDNMGGAEAGVDEKQEK
- the rpmF gene encoding 50S ribosomal protein L32; the encoded protein is MAVPKRKMSRSNTRHRRSQWKAAVPTLVSCERCQEPKLQHIACPSCGTYNKRQVLEV
- the rnc gene encoding ribonuclease III; the encoded protein is MSELSNAKKKADNVNTASSHTLLEGRLGYQLETALLVRALTHRSYAYENGGLPTNERLEFLGDSVLGLVVTDTLYRTHPDLPEGQLAKLRAAVVNSRALAEVGRGLELGSFIRLGRGEEGTGGRDKASILADTLEAVIGAVYLDQGLSAASELVHRLFDPLIDRSSNLGAGLDWKTSLQELTAGESLGVPEYLVTETGPDHEKTFTAAARVGGVSYGTGTGRSKKEAEQQAAESAWREISAAAEERAAAAKAAADGGAADTPAGPSPSTDAAPA
- the mutM gene encoding bifunctional DNA-formamidopyrimidine glycosylase/DNA-(apurinic or apyrimidinic site) lyase; this encodes MPELPEVEVVRRGLERWVTGRTVGDVEVLHPRAVRRHLAGGVDFAARLGGARFGTAMRRGKYLWVPLDDASSSLLGHLGMSGQLLVQPQDAPDEKHLRIRIRFDDAVGTELRFVDQRTFGGLSLHENTPDGLPDTIAHIARDPLDPAFDDAAFHAALRLRRTTVKRALLDQSLISGVGNIYADEALWRSRLHYDRPTATLTRPKSAELLGHVRDVMNAALDQGGTSFDSLYVNVNGESGYFDRSLDAYGREDEPCHRCGTPMRRRPWMNRSSYFCPRCQRPPRATV
- a CDS encoding winged helix-turn-helix transcriptional regulator; this encodes MDENTSLDALAFDVFSRQCPSRGTLEHVTGRWGSLTLGALHEGGFRFNELRRRVDGVSEKMLSQTLHALERDGLVHREAQPTNPPRVDYELTPLGRHVAERLLALIQLVEGRMPEVLRARDRYDETHPTP